In Nocardioides sp. zg-1228, a single window of DNA contains:
- a CDS encoding histidine phosphatase family protein, which translates to MTLHLVRHGRPLIRRSVPAAQWDLDPASYDDVWALRSSGRLPTAAAWFASPEPKAVQTAQLLTDGDVGILDDLREHERSGEWVDDFAGAVRRAFADPDAPAVAGWEPLATCRERVVPAVRRVLDVHGSDDVVLVGHGTAWTVVVAALTGRPPDLRRWESLAMPDVLTVEPDRRA; encoded by the coding sequence GTGACCCTCCACCTCGTCCGCCACGGTCGCCCGCTGATCCGGCGCTCCGTCCCCGCCGCCCAGTGGGACCTCGACCCGGCGTCGTACGACGACGTGTGGGCGCTGCGGTCCTCCGGGCGCCTGCCCACGGCGGCGGCGTGGTTCGCCTCGCCCGAGCCCAAGGCGGTGCAGACCGCCCAGCTGCTCACCGACGGCGACGTCGGGATCCTCGACGACCTCCGCGAGCACGAGCGGTCGGGGGAGTGGGTCGACGACTTCGCCGGCGCCGTCCGCCGGGCGTTCGCGGACCCCGACGCGCCGGCCGTCGCGGGGTGGGAGCCGCTCGCGACGTGCCGCGAGCGGGTGGTGCCCGCCGTGCGGCGGGTGCTCGACGTGCACGGCTCCGACGACGTCGTCCTCGTCGGCCACGGCACGGCCTGGACGGTCGTGGTCGCCGCCCTCACCGGCCGGCCGCCCGACCTGCGCCGGTGGGAGTCGCTCGCGATGCCCGACGTCCTGACCGTCGAGCCTGACCGTCGAGCCTGA
- a CDS encoding phosphatidate cytidylyltransferase produces MTTPDPPAAPAPPPQPAHGRAGRDLKAAITSGVLLVGAVLLSLVLWKPAFMGIVAIAVVVAVWELHRGLAVKGIDMPEQPLMLGGVVMVVVAYVWGAPALVTATAVTALVVMLWLLRRGVDGYVKNATASVFTLVYVPFLASFVALLLGQGGTAPGFGLDVDDPGVRGVITFIAITVASDIGGYVAGVLFGKHPMAPVISPKKSWEGFAGSMTATVAVGVWLVTAFLGGDWWVGVLLGVIAAVMATLGDLCESVIKRDLGVKDMSHVIPGHGGLMDRLDSLLATVAPIWLVLYYLVF; encoded by the coding sequence ATGACCACTCCTGACCCTCCGGCGGCGCCGGCCCCGCCGCCGCAGCCGGCCCACGGCCGTGCCGGCCGCGACCTCAAGGCAGCCATCACGTCCGGTGTGCTGCTGGTGGGCGCCGTCCTGCTGTCGCTGGTGCTGTGGAAGCCCGCCTTCATGGGCATCGTCGCGATCGCCGTCGTGGTCGCGGTGTGGGAGCTGCACCGCGGCCTCGCGGTCAAGGGCATCGACATGCCGGAGCAGCCGCTGATGCTCGGCGGCGTCGTGATGGTCGTGGTGGCCTACGTCTGGGGCGCTCCCGCGCTGGTGACCGCCACCGCGGTCACGGCGCTGGTCGTGATGCTGTGGCTGCTGCGCCGCGGCGTCGACGGCTACGTCAAGAACGCCACCGCGTCGGTCTTCACGCTCGTCTACGTCCCGTTCCTCGCCTCGTTCGTCGCGCTGCTGCTCGGCCAGGGGGGCACGGCGCCCGGCTTCGGCCTGGACGTCGACGACCCGGGCGTGCGCGGCGTGATCACCTTCATCGCGATCACGGTCGCCTCCGACATCGGCGGCTACGTCGCGGGCGTGCTGTTCGGCAAGCACCCGATGGCCCCGGTCATCTCGCCGAAGAAGTCGTGGGAGGGCTTCGCCGGGTCCATGACCGCCACCGTCGCGGTGGGCGTGTGGCTGGTGACGGCGTTCCTCGGCGGCGACTGGTGGGTCGGCGTGCTCCTCGGCGTGATCGCCGCGGTGATGGCGACCCTCGGCGACCTGTGCGAGTCGGTGATCAAGCGCGACCTCGGCGTCAAGGACATGAGCCACGTCATCCCCGGGCACGGCGGGCTGATGGACCGGCTCGACTCCCTGCTGGCCACGGTGGCCCCGATCTGGCTGGTCCTCTACTACCTCGTGTTCTGA
- the frr gene encoding ribosome recycling factor has translation MKDVMNDADAKMGKSVESTREEFAAIRAGRANPAMFAKITADYYGTQTPLQQLASFSSQDARTILIQPFDMGAMGSIEKAIRDSDLGVNPANDGKVLRCVFPELTEERRKEFIKLARSKAEDGRVSVRNVRRTAKQSLEKLEKDGEVGQDDVTGAEKRLDALTKTHTDKIDELLKHKEAELLEV, from the coding sequence ATCAAGGACGTCATGAACGATGCCGACGCCAAGATGGGCAAGTCGGTCGAGTCGACGCGCGAGGAGTTCGCCGCGATCCGGGCCGGTCGCGCCAACCCGGCGATGTTCGCCAAGATCACGGCCGACTACTACGGCACCCAGACCCCGCTCCAGCAGCTGGCGAGCTTCTCCTCCCAGGACGCTCGCACGATCCTGATCCAGCCCTTCGACATGGGCGCGATGGGCAGCATCGAGAAGGCCATCCGCGACTCCGACCTCGGGGTCAACCCGGCCAACGACGGCAAGGTGCTGCGCTGCGTCTTCCCCGAGCTGACCGAGGAGCGTCGCAAGGAGTTCATCAAGCTCGCCCGGTCCAAGGCCGAGGACGGGCGCGTGTCGGTGCGCAACGTACGCCGCACGGCCAAGCAGTCCCTGGAGAAGCTCGAGAAGGACGGCGAGGTCGGCCAGGACGACGTCACGGGTGCCGAGAAGCGCCTCGACGCCCTCACCAAGACCCACACCGACAAGATCGACGAGCTGCTCAAGCACAAGGAAGCCGAGCTGCTCGAGGTCTGA
- the pyrH gene encoding UMP kinase yields MHVAYKRVLLKLSGEVFGGGEVGLNLDVINALAGEVAEVAKSGVQIAIVVGGGNFFRGAELQQRGMERARADYMGMLGTVMNCLALQDLIEKHGVETRVQTAITMGQVAEPYIPRRAIRHMEKGRVVIFGAGAGMPFFSTDTVAAQRALETRCEVILMGKQGVDGVYDSDPKTNPAAVKFDRLTYDEYLARDLKVADATGIAMARDNRMDIVFFNLSTPGTIVRAVRGEKIGTLVSSSA; encoded by the coding sequence ATGCACGTGGCGTACAAGCGAGTCCTCCTCAAACTCTCCGGTGAAGTGTTCGGCGGAGGCGAGGTGGGGTTGAACCTCGACGTCATCAACGCCCTCGCGGGCGAGGTGGCCGAGGTCGCCAAGTCGGGCGTGCAGATCGCGATCGTCGTCGGAGGGGGCAACTTCTTCCGCGGCGCCGAGCTGCAGCAGCGGGGCATGGAGCGGGCCCGCGCCGACTACATGGGCATGCTCGGCACGGTGATGAACTGCCTGGCCCTCCAGGACCTCATCGAGAAGCACGGCGTCGAGACGCGCGTGCAGACCGCGATCACCATGGGCCAGGTCGCCGAGCCCTACATCCCGCGCCGGGCGATCCGCCACATGGAGAAGGGCCGCGTCGTGATCTTCGGCGCCGGCGCCGGCATGCCCTTCTTCTCGACCGACACCGTCGCCGCCCAGCGGGCGCTGGAGACGCGGTGCGAGGTCATCCTGATGGGCAAGCAGGGCGTCGACGGCGTCTACGACTCCGACCCCAAGACCAACCCCGCGGCGGTGAAGTTCGACCGCCTCACCTACGACGAGTACCTCGCCCGCGACCTCAAGGTCGCCGACGCGACCGGCATCGCGATGGCCCGCGACAACCGGATGGACATCGTCTTCTTCAACCTCTCCACGCCCGGCACGATCGTGCGGGCGGTGCGGGGTGAGAAGATCGGCACGCTGGTGAGCAGCTCGGCCTGA
- the tsf gene encoding translation elongation factor Ts: protein MANFTAADVKKLRELTQAGMMDCKKALTETDGDFDKAVELLRVKGAAKAAARGAERETAAGLVATSGNALVELKSETDFVAKNEEFIAKAQQIADVANAVKATDTEALKAAELDGKTVGEVIEDLAITIGEKIELGDVAYFDGNTVTYMHKRAADLPPAVGVLVEFEGDEAAARAAAMQIAAMRAQYLTRDEVPADVVESERSIAEQKTRDEGKPEQAIAKIVEGRLGGFFKEIVLLEQESVTESKKSVKAVLDEAGTTVKRFARFEVGA, encoded by the coding sequence ATGGCCAACTTCACCGCTGCCGACGTCAAGAAGCTCCGCGAGCTCACCCAGGCCGGGATGATGGACTGCAAGAAGGCGCTGACCGAGACGGACGGCGACTTCGACAAGGCCGTCGAGCTGCTCCGCGTCAAGGGTGCCGCCAAGGCCGCCGCCCGCGGGGCCGAGCGCGAGACCGCCGCCGGCCTCGTCGCCACCTCGGGCAACGCGCTGGTCGAGCTCAAGAGCGAGACCGACTTCGTCGCGAAGAACGAGGAGTTCATCGCCAAGGCCCAGCAGATCGCCGACGTCGCCAACGCCGTCAAGGCCACCGACACCGAGGCCCTCAAGGCCGCCGAGCTCGACGGCAAGACCGTCGGCGAGGTCATCGAGGACCTCGCCATCACCATCGGCGAGAAGATCGAGCTGGGCGACGTCGCCTACTTCGACGGCAACACCGTCACCTACATGCACAAGCGTGCCGCCGACCTGCCGCCCGCCGTGGGCGTGCTGGTGGAGTTCGAGGGCGACGAGGCCGCAGCCCGCGCAGCCGCGATGCAGATCGCCGCGATGCGTGCCCAGTACCTCACCCGCGACGAGGTGCCCGCCGACGTCGTCGAGTCCGAGCGCTCGATCGCCGAGCAGAAGACCCGCGACGAGGGCAAGCCCGAGCAGGCGATCGCGAAGATCGTCGAGGGTCGCCTCGGTGGCTTCTTCAAGGAGATCGTGCTGCTCGAGCAGGAGTCGGTCACCGAGTCCAAGAAGTCGGTCAAGGCCGTCCTGGACGAGGCCGGCACCACCGTGAAGCGGTTCGCCCGCTTCGAGGTCGGCGCCTGA
- the rpsB gene encoding 30S ribosomal protein S2: protein MAVVTMRQLLESGVHFGHQTRRWNPKMKRFIMTERNGIYIIDLQQSLAYIDRSYAFVKETVAKGGVVMFVGTKKQAQEAIAEQATRVGMPYVNQRWLGGMLTNFQTVHQRINRLKELDEIDFDDVAGSNRTKKELLQMKRERTKLDKTLGGIRDMTKVPSAVWIVDTNKEHLAVEEARKLRIPIIGILDSNCDPDVVDFPIPGNDDAIRAVGLLTRVVADAVAEGLIARSGAKSGTAEGAVGAEEPLAEWERELLAGDAEKAAAAATGDAAAETPASEATGAAAEAPQADAAAEAATDAPAAGSDAPAAEVAVEVNADVDAAAAEAASVDTAAAVKDAEPATDEPTA, encoded by the coding sequence ATGGCAGTCGTCACCATGCGCCAGCTGCTCGAGAGCGGCGTCCACTTCGGTCACCAGACCCGTCGCTGGAACCCGAAGATGAAGCGCTTCATCATGACCGAGCGCAACGGCATCTACATCATCGACCTGCAGCAGTCGCTCGCCTACATCGACCGGTCCTACGCGTTCGTCAAGGAGACCGTCGCCAAGGGCGGTGTCGTGATGTTCGTCGGCACCAAGAAGCAGGCCCAGGAGGCCATCGCCGAGCAGGCGACGCGCGTCGGGATGCCCTATGTCAACCAGCGCTGGCTCGGCGGCATGCTCACCAACTTCCAGACCGTGCACCAGCGGATCAACCGCCTCAAGGAGCTCGACGAGATCGACTTCGACGACGTCGCCGGCTCCAACCGCACGAAGAAGGAGCTCCTGCAGATGAAGCGGGAGCGCACCAAGCTCGACAAGACGCTCGGCGGCATCCGCGACATGACGAAGGTTCCTTCGGCCGTGTGGATCGTCGACACCAACAAGGAGCACCTGGCCGTCGAGGAGGCCCGCAAGCTGCGGATCCCGATCATCGGCATCCTCGACTCCAACTGCGACCCCGACGTCGTCGACTTCCCGATCCCGGGCAACGACGACGCCATCCGCGCGGTCGGCCTGCTGACCCGCGTGGTCGCCGACGCCGTCGCCGAGGGCCTCATCGCCCGCTCGGGCGCCAAGTCCGGCACGGCCGAGGGCGCCGTCGGTGCCGAGGAGCCCCTCGCCGAGTGGGAGCGCGAGCTCCTCGCGGGTGACGCCGAGAAGGCTGCTGCGGCCGCCACCGGTGACGCCGCCGCCGAGACCCCGGCCTCCGAGGCCACCGGTGCCGCTGCCGAGGCCCCGCAGGCCGACGCCGCCGCCGAGGCCGCGACCGACGCGCCTGCCGCCGGGAGCGACGCCCCGGCCGCCGAGGTCGCCGTCGAGGTCAACGCCGACGTCGACGCCGCTGCGGCCGAGGCCGCCTCGGTCGACACCGCCGCGGCCGTGAAGGACGCCGAGCCCGCCACCGACGAGCCCACGGCCTGA
- a CDS encoding peptidoglycan DD-metalloendopeptidase family protein: MRALLGAVLGALLMTVTLGASPSGAGPSDGAVDEPTGVWPLDPEPDVVRPFEPPPHPYAAGHRGVDLAGAPGQAVRAALPGTVGFAGSIGGKPVVSVLHGGRRTTYEPVVASVERGQEVAAGELIGRLVIADGHCVPAACLHWGLVEGDGDDRVYLDPLSLVGGGPVRLLPLWRDEPATLRLPWSPPLSRWRRPVDWLA, translated from the coding sequence ATGCGAGCCCTCCTCGGCGCCGTGCTCGGCGCGCTCCTGATGACCGTCACGCTCGGCGCGTCCCCGTCCGGCGCGGGCCCTTCCGACGGAGCGGTCGACGAGCCGACCGGCGTCTGGCCGCTCGACCCCGAGCCCGACGTCGTACGCCCCTTCGAGCCGCCGCCCCACCCCTACGCCGCCGGCCACCGCGGCGTCGACCTCGCCGGGGCGCCCGGCCAGGCCGTGCGCGCGGCACTGCCGGGCACGGTGGGGTTCGCCGGCTCGATCGGCGGCAAGCCGGTGGTGAGCGTGCTGCACGGCGGCCGCCGGACGACCTACGAGCCGGTCGTGGCGTCCGTCGAGCGCGGCCAGGAGGTGGCCGCCGGGGAGCTGATCGGCCGCCTCGTGATCGCCGACGGGCACTGCGTCCCCGCCGCCTGTCTGCACTGGGGCCTCGTCGAGGGGGACGGCGACGACCGGGTCTACCTCGACCCGCTGTCGCTCGTCGGCGGAGGACCCGTGCGGTTGCTGCCCCTGTGGCGCGACGAGCCCGCGACCCTCCGGCTGCCGTGGAGCCCGCCACTGTCGCGCTGGCGGCGCCCGGTGGACTGGCTCGCCTGA
- a CDS encoding tyrosine recombinase XerC — MVRLLGDYERHLVSERDLAPHTVRAYLGDIAGLLDHCDRLGITEVSDLDLRTLRSWLARLQTTGRSRTTIARRATAARVFTAWLHRTGRLDADPGAALGSPKKHKTLPPVLRADEAEALIRSAADLADDGTPVGVRDVAMLELLYATGIRVGELVGLDIDDLDAERRVVRVFGKGRKERSVPYGAPAGKAVDRWLRVGRPHLRVEGSGPALFLGVRGRRIDQRAVRELVHRRIADVPGAPDIGPHGLRHTAATHLLEGGADLRSVQELLGHASLATTQLYTHVTTDRLRRAYQQAHPRA; from the coding sequence ATGGTGCGGCTGCTCGGCGACTACGAACGCCATCTCGTCTCCGAGCGCGACCTCGCGCCCCACACGGTGCGGGCCTACCTCGGCGACATCGCCGGCCTGCTCGACCACTGCGACCGGCTCGGCATCACCGAGGTGTCCGACCTCGACCTCCGCACCCTGCGCAGCTGGCTGGCGCGGCTGCAGACGACCGGCCGCAGCCGCACCACCATCGCGCGCCGCGCCACGGCTGCGCGCGTCTTCACCGCCTGGCTGCACCGCACGGGCCGGTTGGACGCCGATCCCGGTGCGGCGCTCGGGTCGCCGAAGAAGCACAAGACGCTCCCGCCGGTGCTGCGCGCCGACGAGGCCGAGGCCCTGATCAGGTCCGCCGCCGACCTCGCCGACGACGGCACCCCGGTCGGGGTGCGCGACGTCGCGATGCTCGAGCTGCTCTACGCCACCGGGATCCGCGTCGGGGAGCTCGTCGGGCTCGACATCGACGACCTCGACGCCGAGCGCCGCGTCGTGCGCGTCTTCGGCAAGGGCCGCAAGGAGCGCTCCGTGCCCTACGGCGCCCCGGCCGGCAAGGCCGTCGACCGCTGGCTGCGGGTCGGCCGTCCGCACCTGCGCGTCGAGGGGTCTGGTCCGGCGTTGTTCCTGGGGGTGCGTGGGCGCCGCATCGACCAGCGCGCCGTGCGCGAGCTCGTCCACCGCCGCATCGCCGACGTGCCCGGCGCACCCGACATCGGGCCGCACGGCCTGCGGCACACGGCGGCCACCCACCTCCTCGAGGGCGGCGCCGACCTGCGGTCGGTCCAGGAGCTGCTCGGGCACGCCTCGCTGGCGACGACCCAGCTCTACACCCACGTCACGACCGACCGGCTGCGACGGGCCTACCAGCAGGCGCACCCCCGGGCCTGA
- the dprA gene encoding DNA-processing protein DprA produces the protein MTGDQSLAADAERLARVVLSCGVEPGDGRTSSLVRQIGAVRTLEDLLVPKSDSCLAERLEQVDPARRLEQAAKCGIRFLVPGDPEWPTPLDQLDDAITDQGVGGTPPGLWVRGPMPLTELATSAAVVGSRTASVYGMEVTRGLCDRVAAAGVPVVSGGAIGIDFVAHDATLGAGGTTAAVLACGVDRVYPAQNRPLLTHLAAEYAVISEQPPGSAPTRPRFLARNRLIAALTRGTVLVEAALRSGALSTAAWAEALNRPVMGVPGPVTSYTSQGVNQWLREGRATVVSDGAEVLELIGESGEHLVDVRRGERRPRDTLGPVDRQVLEWVPVGAPASVDSIARLASLHIRQTEAALQRLLTKRFVRYEEGGWRLAPDT, from the coding sequence ATGACCGGCGACCAGAGCCTGGCCGCCGACGCCGAACGACTCGCCCGGGTCGTGCTCAGCTGCGGTGTCGAGCCGGGCGACGGCAGGACGTCGTCGCTCGTCCGGCAGATCGGTGCCGTCCGAACGCTGGAGGACCTCCTGGTGCCCAAGTCCGACAGCTGCCTGGCCGAGCGCCTCGAGCAGGTCGACCCGGCCCGCCGGCTCGAGCAGGCCGCGAAGTGCGGCATCCGGTTCCTCGTCCCCGGCGACCCCGAGTGGCCGACCCCGCTCGACCAGCTCGACGACGCCATCACCGACCAGGGTGTGGGCGGGACTCCACCGGGGCTGTGGGTGAGGGGCCCGATGCCCCTCACCGAGCTCGCGACGTCCGCCGCCGTGGTCGGCTCCCGCACCGCGTCGGTCTACGGCATGGAGGTGACCCGCGGACTCTGCGACCGCGTCGCCGCAGCAGGCGTGCCGGTGGTCTCAGGTGGCGCGATCGGCATCGACTTCGTCGCCCACGACGCGACCCTCGGGGCCGGAGGGACGACAGCGGCAGTCCTGGCGTGCGGCGTCGACCGGGTCTACCCGGCGCAGAACCGCCCCCTGCTCACGCACCTCGCAGCCGAGTACGCCGTGATCTCGGAGCAACCCCCGGGGTCCGCCCCCACCCGGCCGCGCTTCCTCGCGCGCAACCGGCTGATCGCCGCCCTGACTCGCGGCACCGTGCTCGTCGAGGCCGCCCTGCGCAGCGGCGCGCTCAGCACCGCGGCGTGGGCCGAGGCGCTCAACCGGCCGGTCATGGGCGTGCCGGGCCCGGTGACGAGCTACACCTCGCAGGGGGTCAACCAATGGCTCAGGGAGGGGCGCGCCACGGTGGTGAGCGACGGCGCCGAGGTCCTCGAGCTGATCGGCGAGTCCGGCGAGCACCTCGTCGACGTGCGACGCGGTGAGCGACGACCGCGCGACACGCTCGGCCCCGTCGACCGACAGGTGCTGGAGTGGGTGCCGGTCGGCGCCCCGGCCAGTGTGGACTCGATCGCCCGCCTGGCCTCGCTGCACATCCGCCAGACCGAGGCAGCCCTCCAGCGGCTGCTGACCAAGCGTTTCGTCCGCTACGAGGAGGGCGGGTGGCGACTCGCGCCTGACACGTGA
- a CDS encoding YifB family Mg chelatase-like AAA ATPase, with the protein MAFATARSLALKGADGHVIDVQVDVSPGLVTTTIIGRVDKTLSEARDRVRMAINNDCGRWPATKRVTILLAPADLPKRGTHYDLAIAIAVLAADKSQQELTPDLLEGWAFIGELSVAGGLRPVPGVLPMVIAAAAHGISRVFVPEPQAAEAALVPGMTVFGVRSLAQVSAVLRGVEVPEAPPVVAPSASPLATWRGDDRLADLDLRDLDGLEDVRYAVEVAAAGGHPMMLIGPRGTGKTSIAERIPTILPDLTTEQALEVTALHSVAGALPHGSGLLRRPPWFAPHHSATAASVLGGGTGRVRPGQVSLAHHGVLFLDEFPHFRADVVEAMRQPLESGEVTIARGEESATYPARSLVVLAANPCPCGNFHGMSGGSCDCSEVQRSHYRRKLTGPILDRVDIWMEVRPQRRRRAVSFGSEPESSADVRARVAEARQRQDRRYRDCAWLLNSSCPGPVLAERWPLEPAAQALIDAALADGTLTRRGLTRVQRLAWTVADCAGVCRPGVREAEIALALRSDDAARSLPARVVSVAAS; encoded by the coding sequence ATGGCCTTCGCGACCGCCCGCTCGCTGGCGCTCAAGGGTGCCGACGGCCACGTCATCGACGTCCAGGTCGACGTCTCCCCGGGCCTGGTCACCACCACGATCATCGGCCGCGTCGACAAGACGCTGTCGGAGGCCCGCGACCGGGTGCGCATGGCGATCAACAACGACTGCGGGCGCTGGCCGGCGACCAAGCGGGTCACGATCCTGCTGGCCCCCGCCGACCTGCCCAAGCGCGGCACCCACTACGACCTCGCGATCGCGATCGCCGTCCTCGCCGCCGACAAGTCGCAGCAGGAGCTGACGCCCGACCTGCTCGAGGGGTGGGCCTTCATCGGCGAGCTGTCCGTCGCCGGCGGGCTGCGGCCGGTGCCCGGGGTGCTGCCCATGGTCATCGCAGCGGCCGCCCACGGCATCAGCCGGGTGTTCGTGCCCGAGCCGCAGGCTGCCGAGGCGGCGTTGGTGCCCGGCATGACCGTGTTCGGCGTCCGGTCGCTCGCGCAGGTGTCCGCCGTGCTCCGCGGGGTCGAGGTGCCCGAGGCGCCGCCGGTGGTCGCCCCGTCTGCCAGCCCACTGGCGACGTGGCGCGGCGACGACCGCCTGGCCGACCTCGACCTGCGCGACCTCGACGGGCTGGAGGACGTCCGCTACGCCGTCGAGGTGGCGGCGGCCGGCGGCCACCCGATGATGCTGATCGGCCCGCGGGGGACGGGCAAGACGTCGATCGCGGAGCGTATCCCGACGATTCTGCCCGACCTCACCACCGAGCAGGCGCTCGAGGTGACGGCCCTGCACTCGGTCGCGGGTGCGCTCCCGCACGGAAGCGGCCTGTTGCGCCGACCTCCGTGGTTCGCCCCGCACCACTCCGCGACCGCGGCGAGCGTGCTCGGTGGCGGCACCGGCAGGGTCCGCCCCGGTCAGGTGAGTCTCGCCCACCACGGGGTCCTGTTCCTCGACGAGTTCCCGCACTTCCGCGCCGACGTCGTCGAGGCGATGCGCCAGCCCCTGGAGTCGGGCGAGGTGACCATCGCCCGGGGCGAGGAGTCGGCCACCTATCCGGCGCGCTCCCTGGTGGTCCTGGCGGCCAACCCCTGCCCGTGCGGCAACTTCCACGGCATGTCGGGCGGCAGCTGCGACTGCAGCGAGGTGCAGCGCTCCCACTACCGCCGCAAGCTCACCGGGCCGATCCTCGACCGGGTCGACATCTGGATGGAGGTACGCCCCCAACGCCGGCGCCGGGCCGTGTCGTTCGGGTCGGAGCCCGAGTCGTCGGCCGACGTGCGGGCCCGGGTGGCCGAGGCGCGGCAGCGCCAGGACCGCCGCTACCGCGACTGTGCCTGGCTCCTCAACTCCTCCTGCCCCGGGCCCGTCCTCGCCGAGCGCTGGCCGCTCGAGCCCGCGGCCCAGGCACTGATCGACGCGGCGCTGGCCGACGGCACGCTGACCCGCCGCGGGCTCACCCGCGTGCAGAGGCTGGCCTGGACGGTCGCCGACTGTGCGGGTGTGTGTCGACCCGGCGTCCGTGAGGCGGAGATCGCGCTTGCGCTCAGGTCCGACGACGCGGCCCGGAGCCTGCCGGCGCGCGTGGTCTCGGTGGCGGCGTCATGA
- a CDS encoding YraN family protein has translation MARPAAASPFALDAAAEHRRRLGARGESIAVRHLTGLGLVLLDRNWRCDAGEIDLVLRDGDVLVVCEVKTRTSTDFGTPLEAIDRRKADRLRRLAARWLLAHDCHPDDVRIDLVGVLTPHGRPVEVEHVEGIG, from the coding sequence ATGGCCCGACCCGCTGCCGCCTCTCCCTTCGCGCTCGACGCCGCCGCCGAGCATCGCCGCCGACTGGGGGCGCGCGGCGAGAGCATCGCGGTCCGACACCTCACCGGGCTCGGCCTGGTCCTGCTCGACCGCAACTGGCGCTGCGACGCAGGCGAGATCGACCTCGTCCTGCGCGACGGCGACGTCCTGGTGGTCTGTGAGGTCAAGACCCGCACGTCCACCGACTTCGGCACGCCGCTGGAGGCGATCGACCGGCGCAAGGCCGACCGGCTGCGGCGCCTGGCCGCCCGGTGGCTGCTGGCCCACGACTGCCATCCCGACGATGTCCGCATCGACCTGGTCGGCGTGCTCACCCCGCACGGCCGACCGGTCGAGGTCGAGCACGTCGAGGGGATCGGTTGA
- a CDS encoding DUF2469 domain-containing protein codes for MSAEDLEKYETEMELTLYREYRDVVGIFKYVVETDRRFYLCNQVDVKARSESGDVFFEVSMTDAWVWDMYRPARFAKNVKVLTFKDVNVEELAPQDIDPPKD; via the coding sequence ATGAGCGCCGAGGATCTCGAGAAGTACGAGACCGAGATGGAGCTCACCCTCTATCGCGAGTACCGCGACGTCGTCGGCATCTTCAAGTACGTCGTGGAGACCGACCGGCGCTTCTACCTGTGCAACCAGGTCGACGTGAAGGCGCGCTCCGAGAGCGGCGACGTGTTCTTCGAGGTGTCGATGACCGACGCCTGGGTCTGGGACATGTACCGCCCCGCCCGATTCGCCAAGAACGTCAAGGTGCTGACGTTCAAGGACGTCAACGTCGAGGAGCTCGCTCCCCAGGACATCGACCCTCCCAAGGACTGA
- a CDS encoding ribonuclease HII, which yields MTAVSHLPPEPLPGGFTVRRDAGIYGYERALRRAGLAPVAGVDEAGRGACAGPLVAGAVVLPPGKAGIVPGLADSKLLTEAARERVYAQVVRRALAWSVVVVDSEECDRLGMHVANVEALRRAVARLETRPSYVLTDGFPVDGLGVPGLAVWKGDRVAACIAAASVIAKVTRDRLMVGLHDEWPHYDFRTHKGYVTAEHEAALAEHGPSPVHRMRFVNVRRAAGLEAVAGDEVASLGRGTGSTTEEDA from the coding sequence GTGACCGCCGTGTCCCACCTGCCGCCCGAGCCGCTTCCGGGCGGCTTCACCGTGCGCCGCGACGCCGGGATCTACGGCTACGAGCGCGCGCTGCGCCGGGCCGGCCTGGCGCCCGTCGCCGGGGTCGACGAGGCGGGCCGCGGCGCGTGCGCCGGCCCCCTGGTCGCGGGCGCGGTCGTCCTGCCGCCGGGGAAGGCGGGCATCGTCCCGGGGCTGGCCGACAGCAAGCTCCTCACCGAGGCCGCCCGCGAGCGTGTCTACGCGCAGGTGGTGCGCCGCGCGCTGGCGTGGTCGGTGGTGGTGGTGGACAGCGAGGAGTGCGACCGGCTCGGCATGCACGTCGCCAACGTCGAGGCCCTCAGGCGCGCGGTGGCGCGCCTGGAGACGCGCCCGTCGTACGTCCTCACCGACGGGTTCCCCGTCGACGGCCTCGGCGTGCCGGGGCTCGCGGTCTGGAAGGGCGACCGGGTGGCCGCCTGCATCGCCGCGGCCTCCGTGATCGCCAAGGTGACCCGCGACCGGCTCATGGTCGGGCTCCACGACGAGTGGCCCCACTACGACTTCCGCACCCACAAGGGCTACGTCACCGCCGAGCACGAGGCGGCGCTCGCCGAGCACGGCCCCTCTCCGGTCCACCGGATGCGGTTCGTCAACGTGCGCCGCGCGGCGGGCCTGGAGGCGGTGGCCGGGGACGAGGTGGCTAGTCTCGGCCGTGGGACGGGCAGCACCACCGAGGAGGACGCATGA